From the Bacteroidota bacterium genome, one window contains:
- a CDS encoding TonB family protein, giving the protein MRLLIILILLIKNLATFGQEKADTVYMKGDKICLKEEAVYYRIITKMENNILYVEDYLINGTLQSIGHYKSLNPEVKEGLLTYYAENGNPTSESDYHENKMNGIGKLFFSSDKNAIKLKANCENGVLNGERIGYYRNGNIKRIEIFNQGKMESGKCYTASGFDTAYYEYEIMPSFPGGEEKFFNFLANSVKYPEFEKQNGISGTVYVSFDVDIDGKIINEKIARGVKRGSGLEQEAMRVVKSMPNWIPGSQDGDRVKVQFNLPIKFTLP; this is encoded by the coding sequence ATGAGACTATTAATAATTCTAATTCTATTGATTAAAAATCTGGCCACTTTCGGACAGGAGAAGGCAGACACTGTTTATATGAAAGGGGATAAAATTTGCTTAAAAGAAGAGGCCGTTTATTATAGAATTATTACAAAAATGGAAAACAATATTCTTTATGTTGAGGATTATTTAATAAATGGGACGTTGCAATCAATTGGACATTACAAATCACTTAATCCTGAAGTCAAAGAAGGTTTGCTGACATATTATGCAGAAAATGGGAATCCTACTTCAGAGTCTGATTATCATGAAAATAAGATGAATGGAATTGGAAAATTATTTTTTTCATCAGATAAAAATGCAATAAAATTGAAAGCAAATTGTGAAAACGGAGTCCTTAATGGCGAACGAATCGGATACTACAGAAATGGAAATATTAAAAGAATTGAAATTTTTAATCAAGGGAAAATGGAAAGTGGAAAATGCTATACTGCTAGCGGTTTTGACACAGCTTATTATGAATATGAAATAATGCCTTCATTTCCTGGCGGGGAGGAAAAATTCTTTAATTTTTTAGCTAACAGCGTAAAATATCCTGAATTTGAAAAGCAAAACGGAATTTCTGGAACTGTTTATGTAAGCTTTGATGTTGATATCGATGGTAAGATTATTAATGAAAAAATAGCACGCGGTGTAAAGAGAGGTAGCGGTCTAGAACAGGAAGCAATGCGTGTAGTTAAATCTATGCCAAATTGGATTCCGGGTAGCCAAGATGGTGACAGAGTTAAAGTACAGTTTAACTTACCCATTAAATTCACTCTGCCTTAA
- a CDS encoding tetratricopeptide repeat protein, whose protein sequence is MIKIKFCLIFLFLFCVAATNAQQTRIDSLKQQLTVEKEAKIKLQLLWVISNLYRYISNDSKVYYAQQAVLLSMKNRNSLPVGSEAHALSFLANSLWWAGNYPDAKEASFKALQLAEPLADTMFIGEIYNGIASVERNAGNYREAIKYYTKAENLTQHIPDNDVLLNVLVDKGKSYEQLGILDSAYTYVQESLALYFRKFQGENVFGGGLQSEMGIIYSKMGKEQLSVEFFRQSIQLSSALNDYRLLARAYCEYAEHFDRFNHRDSAIYYAAKGFMIDSQYNLLVQQLSASTLLTKLYKQENKIDSAFKYQQIMIATRDSVFSREKIIRLQTLEFNEQLRQQELAAEKTKSEVARKQNIQYALIAIGLVSLIILFLFLSRSFITNTKLISFFGVIALLLVFEFLNLLLHPFLERITHHSPILMLLALVCIAALLVPLHHKLEKWTTVKLVEKNKATRLANAKETIEKLEGDKLNDTDESSGNA, encoded by the coding sequence ATGATAAAAATTAAATTCTGCTTAATTTTCCTTTTTCTCTTTTGCGTTGCAGCTACAAACGCACAGCAAACTCGTATTGACAGTTTGAAACAACAACTGACGGTAGAAAAAGAAGCTAAAATAAAACTTCAACTCTTATGGGTAATAAGCAACTTGTATCGTTATATAAGCAATGATTCAAAGGTGTATTATGCGCAACAAGCAGTGTTGCTTAGCATGAAAAACAGAAATAGTTTACCTGTCGGTTCAGAAGCACATGCATTATCTTTCCTTGCGAATTCATTGTGGTGGGCAGGAAATTATCCTGATGCCAAAGAAGCATCTTTTAAAGCATTGCAACTTGCGGAGCCACTTGCCGACACTATGTTTATAGGAGAAATCTACAACGGTATAGCATCGGTAGAAAGGAATGCAGGCAATTACCGAGAGGCAATAAAATATTATACAAAAGCAGAAAATTTAACTCAGCATATTCCCGACAATGATGTGTTACTTAATGTCTTGGTTGACAAAGGAAAATCCTATGAACAACTCGGCATCCTGGATTCTGCATACACTTATGTTCAGGAATCTCTTGCTTTGTATTTCAGAAAATTTCAAGGTGAAAATGTTTTTGGTGGAGGACTTCAATCAGAAATGGGAATCATTTACTCAAAGATGGGTAAAGAGCAATTGTCTGTTGAATTTTTCCGTCAATCCATCCAGTTAAGTTCAGCGTTAAATGACTATCGCTTACTTGCGCGTGCCTATTGCGAATATGCCGAACATTTTGACCGTTTCAATCATCGGGATTCAGCCATTTACTATGCCGCAAAAGGATTTATGATTGACAGCCAGTATAATCTTTTGGTTCAACAACTATCAGCCAGCACCCTATTGACTAAACTTTATAAACAGGAAAATAAAATTGACAGTGCTTTCAAGTATCAGCAAATAATGATTGCAACAAGAGATAGTGTTTTCAGTCGTGAAAAAATCATCCGCTTGCAAACACTTGAGTTTAATGAACAGTTAAGACAACAAGAGTTAGCAGCAGAAAAAACAAAGTCAGAAGTTGCGCGAAAGCAAAATATTCAATATGCATTAATCGCCATTGGGCTTGTTAGCCTTATAATCCTATTTCTTTTTCTTAGCCGTAGTTTTATTACCAACACCAAACTGATTTCTTTTTTTGGAGTGATTGCTTTGTTACTTGTTTTTGAATTTCTCAATCTTTTATTGCATCCCTTCTTAGAAAGAATTACGCATCACTCACCTATCTTAATGTTGTTGGCGTTAGTTTGTATTGCAGCTTTGCTTGTGCCCTTGCATCACAAATTAGAAAAGTGGACAACCGTAAAACTGGTGGAGAAAAACAAAGCGACCAGATTGGCAAATGCAAAAGAGACAATTGAAAAGTTGGAAGGAGATAAGCTAAATGATACGGATGAAAGTAGCGGCAACGCTTAA
- a CDS encoding MarR family transcriptional regulator, translating into MEKLDQIIFYSLEKSIKSYRQFAQKSITKKGFDITIDQWLVLKTIENNPGMTQQQIAINVFKDYASITRIIEILVTKNFLERNFHSEDRRRFDLSITKLGIETLKRLSPIIESNRKQALKGFTLSEIEILKNSLNKITKNCK; encoded by the coding sequence ATGGAAAAGCTAGACCAAATAATATTTTACTCACTTGAAAAATCAATTAAATCATACAGGCAGTTCGCACAAAAAAGTATAACCAAGAAAGGATTTGACATTACTATCGACCAATGGCTCGTACTAAAAACCATAGAAAATAATCCGGGTATGACTCAACAACAAATAGCTATAAATGTGTTCAAAGACTACGCATCAATCACTCGCATTATTGAGATTTTAGTGACCAAAAATTTCTTAGAGAGGAATTTTCATTCAGAAGACAGAAGAAGATTTGATTTAAGTATAACAAAGTTGGGAATAGAAACACTTAAAAGGTTGTCGCCTATTATTGAATCTAATAGAAAGCAAGCTCTTAAGGGATTTACCCTATCAGAGATTGAAATACTAAAGAATTCACTTAATAAGATCACTAAAAATTGTAAATAG
- a CDS encoding VOC family protein, producing MTNSLNWFEIPVIDFARAKKFYETLYGAEIMEMPFPDGKYGMLPCDMENGVGGGIAQYEGFEPSMKGALVYLNGGEDLSVPLSKVEAAGGKILLPKMSIGGNGFMAHIIDTEGNKIALHSMK from the coding sequence ATGACAAATTCACTCAACTGGTTTGAAATCCCGGTTATAGATTTCGCGAGAGCAAAAAAGTTTTACGAAACATTGTATGGTGCCGAAATAATGGAAATGCCTTTTCCTGATGGAAAGTATGGTATGCTTCCTTGTGATATGGAAAATGGTGTGGGAGGAGGAATTGCACAATACGAAGGTTTTGAACCTTCCATGAAAGGGGCATTAGTGTATTTGAACGGAGGCGAAGATTTAAGTGTTCCGCTTTCAAAAGTGGAAGCAGCCGGAGGTAAAATTCTTTTACCTAAAATGTCAATAGGCGGAAATGGCTTTATGGCTCACATCATCGACACAGAAGGAAATAAAATTGCACTTCACTCAATGAAATAA
- a CDS encoding winged helix-turn-helix transcriptional regulator produces MRRDIFQAVADPTRRAIITLIALNAMTPNAIAENFNTTRQAVSKHLRILTECELVKQEQRGREIYYSLEIDKMKEIDKWMEQFRKIWETRFNQLDTLLSTLKKNKK; encoded by the coding sequence ATGCGTAGAGATATTTTTCAAGCTGTTGCAGACCCAACAAGACGAGCCATAATCACCTTAATTGCATTAAACGCAATGACTCCAAACGCGATTGCAGAGAACTTTAATACGACAAGACAAGCCGTGTCGAAGCATTTACGCATTTTGACAGAATGCGAACTCGTAAAACAAGAACAAAGAGGTAGAGAAATTTATTACTCTCTTGAAATTGACAAAATGAAAGAAATTGACAAGTGGATGGAACAATTCAGAAAGATTTGGGAAACCCGATTTAATCAATTAGACACCCTATTATCAACACTTAAAAAAAATAAAAAATGA
- a CDS encoding SRPBCC domain-containing protein: MNNLLFDFKVDKSTKTVCIEREFNAALALVWDAFTKQEILDQWWAPKPYLSKTIKMDFREGGRRFYAMANSDGVEIGWHIQDYTSISPKTNFKFFSVFADKDENPFLPGSNWDLNFSEQNEITKVSITIYNDSLERMEKMIEMGFKEGFTATLTELGTLLSNLN, from the coding sequence ATGAATAATTTACTATTTGACTTCAAGGTTGACAAGTCAACCAAAACTGTTTGCATTGAAAGAGAATTTAATGCAGCACTTGCACTTGTATGGGACGCATTTACAAAACAGGAAATCCTTGACCAATGGTGGGCTCCTAAACCATACCTATCGAAAACCATAAAAATGGATTTTAGAGAAGGCGGACGAAGATTTTATGCAATGGCAAACTCAGATGGAGTGGAAATTGGTTGGCATATACAAGATTATACTTCAATTAGCCCGAAAACAAACTTTAAATTTTTTAGTGTATTTGCAGACAAAGATGAAAATCCTTTTTTGCCGGGTTCAAATTGGGATTTAAATTTTAGTGAACAAAATGAAATAACCAAAGTAAGCATTACGATATACAATGATTCTCTTGAGCGCATGGAAAAGATGATTGAAATGGGCTTCAAGGAAGGCTTTACTGCGACATTAACTGAATTAGGAACTTTATTATCAAATTTAAATTAA
- a CDS encoding VOC family protein → MDTTANQTLTNKTDKIVQKITPCLWVETKDAKAVADYYLSIFKDGSLKEHRNYKNPPEAGGGDFETAIIKIADMELSILAAGPFFKFNESVSFVINCKDQAEVDYYWSALTSNGGEESSCGWCKDKYGLSWQVVPVEYFDLINSDDPKVRDKAMKNTLKQKKIILAELK, encoded by the coding sequence ATGGATACAACAGCGAATCAAACTTTGACAAACAAAACAGATAAGATTGTACAAAAAATAACGCCTTGTCTTTGGGTTGAGACAAAAGATGCAAAAGCAGTAGCGGATTATTATTTATCCATATTTAAAGACGGTAGTTTGAAAGAACATCGCAACTATAAAAATCCACCGGAAGCAGGTGGAGGAGACTTTGAAACAGCCATTATCAAAATTGCAGATATGGAATTAAGTATTTTGGCGGCAGGTCCATTTTTTAAATTTAATGAGTCTGTTTCTTTTGTGATTAATTGCAAAGACCAAGCAGAAGTTGATTACTACTGGAGTGCTTTGACATCAAATGGGGGCGAAGAATCTTCTTGTGGCTGGTGTAAAGACAAATACGGTTTATCGTGGCAGGTTGTTCCCGTTGAATATTTTGACCTCATTAACAGCGATGACCCAAAGGTTAGAGACAAGGCAATGAAAAATACTTTGAAACAGAAAAAAATTATTTTAGCAGAACTTAAATAA
- a CDS encoding VOC family protein, producing MAQINPHINFNGNAEEAFTFYKSVFGGEFTKIVRFKDIASDEFPIPEKEANKLMHIALPIGQNFLFANDIMEIMGRVNENENRSKISIVAESKEEAYKLFNGLSAGGQIEMPLDENPDGTYFAMFRDKFGIEWMVKFDPAHALV from the coding sequence ATGGCACAAATTAATCCACACATCAATTTCAACGGAAATGCAGAAGAGGCATTTACCTTTTATAAATCAGTATTTGGCGGAGAGTTCACAAAAATTGTCCGCTTCAAAGACATTGCAAGTGATGAATTTCCTATCCCGGAGAAGGAGGCTAATAAACTCATGCACATTGCATTGCCTATTGGGCAGAACTTTTTATTTGCAAATGATATTATGGAAATTATGGGGCGGGTAAATGAAAACGAAAATAGAAGTAAAATTTCGATTGTTGCAGAAAGCAAAGAAGAGGCTTACAAGTTATTTAATGGACTTTCAGCAGGTGGGCAAATTGAAATGCCACTTGATGAAAATCCGGATGGTACTTACTTTGCTATGTTTAGAGATAAATTCGGAATTGAATGGATGGTAAAATTTGATCCTGCGCACGCACTCGTTTAG
- a CDS encoding TetR/AcrR family transcriptional regulator — MRNSISKSERTRQFIVEQTAPIFNEKGYVGTSITDLTSATGLTKGSIYGNFENKDEVALAAFDYNFNRVTNYIKEQIVRSENSIERLLVYPRVYRDFLKIPFLKSGCPILNTSTEADDTHPQLRARAADALTFWKSSIENQIKRGIHRGEIKAATNEAEVAVIFMSLIEGAVMQAKVTGRPTELKIAMKYLEKLILSLKA; from the coding sequence ATGAGAAATTCAATTTCAAAATCAGAAAGAACCCGGCAGTTTATTGTGGAGCAAACAGCGCCCATTTTTAATGAGAAGGGATATGTGGGCACTTCCATTACTGACCTAACAAGTGCTACAGGCCTTACCAAGGGCAGCATTTATGGCAATTTCGAAAACAAGGATGAAGTAGCACTAGCGGCATTTGATTATAACTTTAATAGGGTTACTAATTACATCAAAGAGCAAATTGTGAGATCAGAAAATTCGATTGAGCGATTATTGGTATATCCAAGGGTGTATCGTGATTTTCTTAAAATTCCTTTTTTGAAAAGTGGTTGTCCCATACTTAATACTTCTACCGAAGCTGACGATACGCATCCCCAATTACGCGCGCGTGCTGCCGATGCATTGACATTTTGGAAATCTTCCATTGAAAATCAAATAAAGAGAGGGATACATCGTGGCGAAATAAAAGCAGCAACAAACGAAGCGGAGGTAGCAGTTATTTTTATGTCACTCATCGAGGGAGCGGTGATGCAAGCAAAAGTTACGGGAAGACCAACAGAGCTGAAAATTGCAATGAAGTATTTAGAGAAATTAATTCTCTCACTAAAAGCTTAA
- a CDS encoding acyl-CoA thioesterase, with product MQTKPFLKELESQVKVRFPDCDPFNHLNNSKYIDYIINAREDQLLKYYDFDVYKMALETGNTWVVAQTQIAYLASAELMETVTIQSSLISFNGRSLLFEAKMFNENKTQLKALLWSKLTHYNLSSRKSQEHSPELMQFFSEVLLPNENNISFEERVKLLKQLNP from the coding sequence ATGCAAACTAAACCATTTCTAAAAGAACTTGAGAGCCAAGTAAAAGTACGCTTCCCGGATTGTGATCCCTTTAATCATTTAAACAATTCGAAGTACATTGATTACATCATCAATGCAAGAGAAGATCAGTTGTTGAAGTACTACGATTTTGATGTGTACAAAATGGCTCTTGAAACAGGTAATACATGGGTGGTTGCGCAAACACAAATAGCCTACCTAGCGTCGGCTGAACTTATGGAAACCGTAACTATTCAAAGCAGTTTGATTTCTTTTAATGGCAGGAGTTTGTTATTTGAAGCCAAAATGTTTAATGAAAACAAAACACAGTTAAAAGCGCTCCTGTGGAGCAAGTTGACACACTACAATTTAAGCAGTCGAAAAAGTCAAGAGCATTCACCGGAGCTGATGCAGTTTTTTAGTGAAGTGCTACTGCCGAATGAAAATAATATTTCTTTTGAGGAGCGTGTAAAGTTATTAAAGCAGCTAAATCCGTAA
- a CDS encoding dihydrofolate reductase family protein: MRKIISFMHISLDGFVAGPKGEMDWIKVNEEIFDFGAKRIGEGDTAIYGRVTFEMMENYWPTAADKPNASKHDREHSKWYSKVRKVVLSKTMKAEDLTNTLIINENLPASINELKQQDGADILIFGSPGATHSLMQHNLIDGYWLFVNPIILGKGIPLFVDIKDKIKLKLVSTHQFSCGVTELNYLMDKS, encoded by the coding sequence ATGAGAAAAATAATTTCATTTATGCACATCTCGCTCGACGGCTTTGTTGCCGGACCCAAGGGAGAAATGGACTGGATTAAAGTGAATGAAGAAATTTTTGATTTCGGGGCTAAACGCATTGGAGAAGGCGATACTGCTATTTATGGCAGAGTTACTTTTGAAATGATGGAAAATTACTGGCCAACAGCTGCCGATAAACCTAATGCCAGCAAACACGACAGAGAGCATTCAAAATGGTACAGCAAAGTGCGCAAAGTGGTGTTGTCAAAAACAATGAAGGCTGAGGATTTGACAAATACACTAATTATTAACGAAAACCTTCCTGCTAGTATTAACGAACTGAAGCAACAGGATGGAGCCGACATTTTAATTTTTGGCAGTCCAGGAGCAACGCATTCACTTATGCAACATAACTTAATCGACGGGTATTGGCTATTTGTGAATCCTATTATTCTTGGAAAAGGTATTCCCTTGTTTGTTGATATTAAAGACAAAATTAAACTTAAGCTCGTTTCAACGCATCAATTTTCGTGCGGGGTAACGGAGCTGAATTACCTTATGGATAAATCATAA
- a CDS encoding DUF1801 domain-containing protein, with product MKANGKTVQEILINLPADRVEPFNKLHDVIVKNLPKGFEPAISYGGLGYVIPHSLYPAGYHCKPIEPLPFAGIASQKGSINFYHMGIYADPELLNWFVNEYPKHSKQKLDMGKSCVRFKKMEEIPYKLIGELMKKMSAKEWIAMYEANYKK from the coding sequence ATGAAAGCAAACGGAAAAACAGTACAAGAAATACTCATCAACCTTCCGGCAGATAGGGTTGAACCATTTAATAAACTGCATGATGTGATTGTTAAAAATCTGCCGAAAGGCTTTGAGCCGGCCATAAGTTATGGTGGACTAGGCTATGTAATTCCACATTCGCTTTATCCTGCAGGGTACCACTGCAAGCCGATTGAGCCGCTGCCATTTGCAGGTATCGCTTCACAGAAAGGTTCTATCAATTTTTACCACATGGGAATTTATGCTGATCCTGAATTACTGAATTGGTTTGTGAACGAGTATCCTAAGCACAGTAAACAAAAATTAGATATGGGAAAAAGCTGTGTGCGCTTTAAAAAGATGGAAGAAATTCCATATAAACTCATTGGTGAATTGATGAAAAAAATGAGTGCTAAGGAATGGATCGCTATGTATGAAGCGAACTATAAAAAGTAA
- a CDS encoding MFS transporter, translated as MTSLSNHTFLRYFNFIALYFAQGVPEGMLTFGIPAWMAMNGKSPGEIASFAVVTVLPWSLKFVVAPLMDRYTYLPMGRKRPWIILGQLGLVLSCIYMAYIPDPLNNLNQLMLAGFIVSFFGAFQDVATDGMAVDIIPIDQQAKANGFMWGSKIIGISISLAVGSWVLSKYSFTSSMLMMATVISVIMLVPLFLRERPGEKMVPWSAGKASPDTKNLQLESWGRIFKSLYSVFKLRNSLVIAMLLFISQGGFKYVSTLLPIFTVKELGWTNLDYSQYYSTAKLIGGIVGMLLGGILIDKFGKKRMMNIYFLGLVILISVFTFSKIYWVNRNFIYAFMVIQNVLYTFACIGTFAMAMQCCWKKVSASQFTLYMTIANLGQMSFAALIGPVKEHFSWQVSLFAFALFISLAWLVLQFLNIDKHIEKVAALEILEMEGKIKELEAV; from the coding sequence ATGACATCACTTTCTAACCATACTTTTTTACGCTATTTTAATTTTATTGCCTTGTATTTCGCACAGGGTGTGCCCGAAGGAATGCTCACTTTTGGAATTCCGGCATGGATGGCTATGAACGGTAAATCTCCCGGAGAGATTGCAAGTTTTGCAGTTGTAACCGTATTGCCTTGGAGCTTAAAATTTGTTGTGGCGCCTTTAATGGACCGCTATACCTATTTGCCTATGGGCCGAAAACGACCTTGGATTATTTTAGGTCAATTGGGTTTAGTGCTAAGTTGTATCTACATGGCCTATATTCCCGATCCATTGAATAATCTGAATCAATTGATGCTCGCTGGTTTTATTGTTTCTTTTTTTGGAGCCTTTCAAGATGTAGCTACCGATGGCATGGCGGTAGATATTATTCCAATTGACCAACAAGCCAAGGCAAATGGATTTATGTGGGGTTCAAAGATAATTGGCATATCAATTTCACTGGCAGTTGGAAGTTGGGTGTTGAGCAAATATAGTTTTACAAGCTCAATGCTGATGATGGCAACTGTAATTAGTGTAATCATGCTGGTGCCCTTATTTTTAAGAGAACGACCGGGTGAAAAAATGGTGCCTTGGTCGGCTGGAAAAGCTTCACCCGACACAAAAAATTTGCAATTAGAAAGTTGGGGACGCATTTTTAAATCCTTGTACAGTGTATTTAAATTACGCAACTCATTAGTAATTGCTATGCTTTTATTTATTAGTCAAGGCGGCTTTAAATATGTTTCCACCCTGCTCCCCATTTTCACAGTGAAGGAATTGGGCTGGACAAATTTAGATTACTCGCAGTACTATTCAACAGCAAAGCTAATTGGAGGCATTGTTGGTATGTTACTGGGAGGTATTTTAATTGATAAGTTTGGTAAAAAGCGAATGATGAATATTTACTTTTTAGGCTTGGTGATTTTAATTTCAGTGTTCACATTTTCAAAAATCTATTGGGTTAACCGTAATTTTATATATGCATTTATGGTGATACAAAATGTACTCTATACTTTTGCTTGTATTGGCACTTTTGCAATGGCGATGCAATGTTGTTGGAAAAAAGTTTCGGCGAGTCAATTTACCTTGTATATGACAATAGCCAACTTAGGACAAATGTCATTTGCGGCTTTAATTGGCCCGGTGAAGGAACATTTTAGTTGGCAAGTTTCGCTCTTCGCTTTCGCGTTATTTATTTCCCTAGCCTGGTTGGTATTGCAATTCCTAAATATTGATAAACATATTGAAAAAGTTGCTGCTCTTGAAATACTGGAAATGGAAGGCAAAATCAAGGAATTAGAAGCGGTTTGA
- a CDS encoding NAD-dependent epimerase/dehydratase family protein, whose protein sequence is MPLAIHLVQMGYTVKGSTTNTDKLETMRSNGVLPFVINLSQRNYEATGFLDAEVLIIAVPSKNVNDFKNLITEIEKSPVKKVLFISSTSVYPNTNDIVTETSEVLDSPLVEIENLFRNSSVFESCIIRFAGLFGYDRKPGNFYPSGHKISNPDGSVNFIHRDDCLRIIMEIIEKNIWQETFNACADTHPKRREFFTKEALRLGLVQPKFKEESSCDYKIVSNAKLKGKLNFSFKYPDVMNYEE, encoded by the coding sequence ATGCCTCTGGCTATTCATTTAGTTCAAATGGGGTATACTGTTAAAGGGTCAACTACCAATACGGATAAACTCGAAACAATGAGGTCAAATGGAGTTTTGCCTTTTGTAATAAATTTATCTCAAAGAAATTATGAAGCGACTGGTTTTTTGGATGCTGAAGTTTTGATCATTGCAGTGCCTTCAAAAAATGTGAATGACTTTAAAAACTTGATTACTGAAATCGAAAAATCGCCGGTTAAAAAGGTACTCTTTATTAGTTCTACGTCAGTTTATCCAAATACAAACGATATAGTAACCGAAACGTCTGAAGTGTTGGATTCACCGTTAGTTGAAATCGAGAATTTGTTTAGGAATAGCAGCGTTTTTGAAAGCTGCATAATTCGATTTGCAGGTTTATTTGGTTACGATAGAAAACCAGGGAATTTTTATCCCTCGGGCCACAAAATCAGCAACCCGGATGGATCCGTAAATTTTATTCATAGAGACGATTGCCTTCGCATTATAATGGAAATTATTGAAAAGAATATTTGGCAAGAAACCTTTAATGCTTGCGCCGATACACATCCTAAAAGAAGAGAATTCTTTACAAAAGAAGCGCTTCGTTTAGGACTGGTTCAACCTAAGTTTAAGGAGGAATCTTCGTGTGATTATAAAATTGTGAGCAATGCTAAATTAAAAGGCAAATTGAATTTTTCATTTAAATATCCGGATGTAATGAATTATGAAGAATAG
- a CDS encoding DUF2200 domain-containing protein — protein MKTTATHNERIAKMTFGTVYPLYLTKVEKKGRTQKELLEVIEWLTGFTEKQIFHLIEKKVTFEAFFQQATIHPNAKLITGAICGYRVEEIENPLTQKVRYLDKLVDELAKGRKIDKILRSS, from the coding sequence ATGAAAACAACCGCCACCCACAATGAACGCATAGCGAAAATGACTTTCGGAACTGTTTATCCTTTGTATCTGACAAAAGTAGAGAAGAAGGGTAGAACACAAAAGGAACTGCTCGAAGTGATTGAATGGTTAACAGGGTTCACAGAAAAACAAATCTTCCATCTTATTGAAAAGAAAGTGACATTTGAAGCTTTTTTTCAACAAGCTACCATCCATCCAAATGCAAAACTCATTACCGGTGCTATTTGTGGCTATCGCGTGGAGGAAATTGAAAATCCGTTGACACAAAAAGTACGCTACCTGGATAAGTTGGTAGATGAACTGGCAAAAGGCCGCAAGATTGATAAAATTTTGCGCAGCAGCTAA
- a CDS encoding DUF4142 domain-containing protein, translating into MKNFTSKMLQAMLISALMLGYSSCSNKKTEDSKEVAEAYNDAKFENNKNEKEVQFLVNAAEINREEISLGQLAQQSGKTSDVKELGKMMEKAHTKSLLNLTAMAATKNISIPAAQTEKEQEVYKKLSDKSGINFDKTYAQMMVDGHKDAIKLFETASNESTDLDIKAWATATLPDLRLHLDHSLVCQKILSKMK; encoded by the coding sequence ATGAAAAACTTCACATCAAAAATGTTGCAGGCTATGTTAATTAGTGCCTTAATGCTTGGCTACTCATCTTGTTCGAATAAAAAAACCGAAGACTCTAAGGAAGTTGCGGAAGCGTATAATGATGCAAAATTTGAAAACAATAAAAATGAAAAGGAAGTACAATTTTTAGTAAACGCAGCCGAAATTAATAGGGAGGAGATTAGCTTAGGACAATTGGCGCAGCAAAGTGGCAAAACAAGCGATGTTAAGGAATTAGGCAAAATGATGGAAAAAGCACACACAAAATCCTTGCTTAACTTAACTGCTATGGCTGCAACAAAAAATATTTCTATTCCAGCTGCCCAAACCGAGAAGGAACAAGAAGTTTATAAAAAATTAAGCGACAAATCAGGAATTAATTTTGACAAAACCTATGCACAAATGATGGTGGATGGGCACAAAGATGCCATTAAGCTTTTTGAAACCGCTTCAAACGAAAGCACCGACCTTGATATTAAGGCATGGGCAACGGCAACATTACCTGATTTAAGATTGCATCTTGATCACTCCTTAGTTTGTCAAAAAATATTATCAAAAATGAAATAA